Genomic segment of Myxococcus stipitatus:
TGGCCACCTGCGCCCGGGACTTGCCCTCTTCCAGCACCATCTTCACGGCCCGGGTTTGGAACTCGGGCGTGTACTTCTTGCTCTCGCGTCTCGGCATCGTGGACATCCTTCGGCCACCTCATCTCCGGTGTCCACAAAACCCGGGGAGGCTCAGCAACTCGACTGCAGGTCACGCCGACCATCTGGACTCCAGTTACTGGGTGGCACTAGTATCATACGTCAGAATTCGACAAACCACGCACTCGAGCCGAGTAGCCCCAATGCGCTCAACGACAGGCTGGATGACGGGACTGGCAGGCGGGGCGATGTTGGCTATCACCCTGGGGGGATGCTTCACCTCACAGGAAGTGGACGGCGCGGACAGCCCTCCTGGGACGAAGCTCGTCCGGAGTTATCAGTTAGTGCCGGGCCTGGGCGATGAGACCCTCTATACGCTCCGTGCGGAAGGCTACGAGCCCTTGCGGGTGACCTGCTCAAAAGGAGAGGGAAAGATCGCTGAGTCTCCCGACAAGAGCCGCCTGGCCTTCTGGTGCGGGGAGAGCAAGTGGCGCGTGGTGTACAAGGTCAAAGGAAAGCTCCTCGAGGAGTGTCCCCCATATGCGATGGGGAGCACGTTGAACTGGGGCGCGGCCAAGGACTTCAAGGCCGCAGCGCCGGAGCTGGTCCGCTGCACGAGATTCTCGAACGTCTCTCAGCTCTACCGGCAGGTGGCCACAGAGGCCGAGTTGCGCGAGTTCTTCGTTCAATCATTTGGGATGACGGAGCGGATCGGCGCGAACAAGGACGTCGTCTATTGGGATGATGCCTGGCTGAACGAACTCTTCGCGGCATCCGAATCCTTTCAAAGACAGGTGCGTGAAGGCCTCAAGGTTCGCTTCTCTCGTCCAGGCAGCGTCGTGGACGCTTCCGCACTGACGGCCCTCCTGTCGATGCTCGGCGCGACCAAGGAGACGGAGCCCCTGCTGCACTCCCTCTTCTTGCGGACCGTGGCCCAGGAGCCCCGCGCGCATTCGCTGGCGTCCGCCATGGCCTGGGTGCATCATAAATTGGGGGACGCCGTCGCCACGCGTTATGCTTGTGAGGCCATGGCCCTGCACTCGCTCCACGCACCAGGGCTCCTCTTGCTGGCGCGCTCCCAGAAGCCTTGTGAGTCCTTTGATGACTATGTGGCTTCCGCACTGAACGAGCCCTCCTTGCTTTGCAATCCCCACATCCAATGCAAGGGGACGGAGTGCGAGGTGGCCTACCGCATCACGGAGCCCATGCCGCACGAGTTGACCCAGGCGGAGTGGGAGCAAGTCGTCGTCCTGGCGGCCGTCCAGCGCAAGCAAGTTCCCGCTTGGTTTCCTCGGGCTATCCGGCGTCGGGAGTATGTGGTGGAGATGCCACAGTCGCCGTCCTGTACTGAGGCGAAGCCAGGCACGCCTTGCGCATGCCAGGTCAAGGTATGTGAGCAAGTCGGTCCCACAGCAGAGCAGACACTGGTGGGGTGTACGCTGAAGTTCGATGACAAGGGGAGGCGCATCCAAGTCCTGGCCCCGTGACGCCTGCCTCTCTAAGACGACTTCGCGATGATGGCCTGAAGCGATGCATCTCGGCCCCACGCGTGGAGACGACCTTCAAGAAGCGAGGGTCTTCGAGCCACCCGAGCGCGGAGAAGCACGGGGTGGGAGGGCCGCGCAGGGGCGCTCGCGGCGCCGAGAACGAGCGACAGGAGAACTCGACGCGGCCTGAGGCCGGACGAGATTCACGAGCCTTGGTTTGGTACGCAGTCTCCCGTGAAGAAATGCAGCCAGCGCGAAATTCTGGGCGCCATGTGCTGACGAAGTGCCGACTTGGCTCAAGGAGTGCCTGTGCTTCGCACCATCTAGAGAATCGATATGGACCATCACTAGTTTGCTGATTGCGGCGACGTTGGGGGCAAGTGAAGGTGCTGCCATTCCACGGAAGGGCATCCCATGGCGACCGCGACCGCAGCCCCTGGCAAGACGCTTCTCAATCCTGGCGACCACACGCTGATCTTCATCGACTTCCAGCCGCAGATGGCGTTTGCGACGCATTCGATTCACGCGAATCAGTTGCGCACTCATGTGTCGCTCATCGCTGGAGCGGCGCGAGTGTTCAACGTATCGAGAATCCTCACCACCGTCGCGGCGAAGTCGTTCTCCGGCCCGATGTTCACCGAGCTCAAGCACGCGTTTCCGGAAGACGAGGTCATCGACCGGACCTCGATGAATACCTGGGAAGACCCCCACATCGCCGAGCGTGTCAACGCCATCGGCAAGTCACGCATCGTCCTGGCGGGCCTCTGGACATCGGTGTGCATTGTCGGTCCCGCGCTTTCGGCCCTGGACCAGGGCTTCGAGGTCTATGTCATCGCGGATGCGTGTGGTGACGTCTCCGCGGAGGCGCATGAGCAGGCGATGGCGCGCATGATTCAAGCGGGTGTGCGTCCGATGACGTCGCTCCAGTACCTGCTCGAGCTGCAGCGCGACTGGGCTCGGAGCAAGACGTACGACGCCGTCGTGAGCGTCGCGAAGGAGTCGGGTGGCGCCTACGGCATCGGCCTGCTCTACGCGAAGACGATGTTTGGCGGTGGTGAGGGTGGTCACTGAACCACCGGCGCGCCGCTCATGAAAATCTATCTCGTGTCGATTTGCGCCGGGGCGCTGGTCGGTTGTATCTACGGCCTGCTGGGGGTTCGTTCTCCGGCGCCGCCGCTCGTCGCTCTGGCGGGGCTGCTGGGAATCCTGCTCGGAGAGCAGCTCGTGCCGGTCGGGCGCCGGCTGCTTCGCCGTGAGCCCCTCACCGCGGCGTGGGTCTCCGAGGAATGTGTTCCGAAGGTCACCGGTGTGTCCCCCTCTCCCCCGGCGGACATGCCACCCTCTAGCCCCCATCCCTGAACGGACTCGTCCCATGCCCCCCGATTTGATTCTGCACCACGGCCGGTTCACCACCCTGCGGCGGGGCGCCTCGGAGGCCGAAGCCGTCGCCATCACGGACGGCCGGTTCTCCGCGGTGGGGACGGCCAGTGACATCCTCAAGACGCGAGGGGCGGGCACCCGGGTGCTCGACCTGGGCGGCCGCCGTGTTGTGCCAGGACTCATCGACAGTCATACCCACCTCATCCGCGGGGGGCTCAACTACAACCTCGAGCTGCGCTGGGACGGCGTCCGGTCGCTCGCGGATGCGATGCGGATGCTGCGTCAGCAGGTGGCCATCACGCCCGCCCCTCAGTGGGTGCGGGTGGTGGGGGGCTTCACCGAGCTCCAGTTCGCCGAGCGACGCCTGCCGACACTCGAGGAGTTGAACGTCGTCGCACCCGAGACGCCGGTCTTCATCCTCCACCTCTACGACCGCGCCCTGCTCAACGGCGCGGCGCTCCGCGCGTGTGGTTACACCCGGGACACCCCGAACCCGCCCGGAGGCGAAATCCAGCGGGACCGGCATGGGAATCCCACGGGACTCCTGCTCGCGAAGCCCAACGCGCAGTTGCTCTATGCGACCCTGGCGAAGGGCCCGAAGCTGCCTCGAGAGTATCAGGAGAACTCGACCCGCCACTTCATGCGGGAGTTGAACCGCCTGGGCATCACGGGCGTCATCGACGCGGGCGGTGGCTTCCAGAACTACCCCGACGACTACGCTGTCGTGCAGAAGCTCGCCGACGCGGGTGAGCTCACGCTGCGCATCGCCTACAACCTGTTCACGCAGAACAAGGGCGCGGAGGTCGCCGACTTCCGCTCCTGGACGAAGCAGGTCCAGCCCGGACAGGGGAGCGAGCACTTCCGCCACAATGGCGCCGGAGAGATGCTTGTCTTCTCCGCCGCGGACTTCGAGGACTTCCGCGAACCGCGACCGGAGCTGCCGGAAGGCATGGAGTGGGAGCTGGAAGAAGTCGTCCGATTGCTGGTCGAACACCGTTGGCCATGGCGCCTGCACGCGACCTACGACGAGAGCATCTCGCGCGCCCTGGATGTCTTTGAACGGGTCAACCGGGAGATGCCCTTCCAGGGGTTGCACTGGTTCTTCGACCACGCGGAGACCATCTCCGCGCGGAACATCGACCGCATCGCGGCGCTCGGTGGAGGCATCGCGGTGCAGCACCGGATGGCTTATCAGGGCGAGTACTTCGTGGAGCGATATGGCGCGGCGGCCGCGGCCCAGACGCCGCCTATTGCCCGCATGCTCGCCGCTGGTGTCCCTGTGGGCGCTGGGACGGATGCCACGCGGGTCGCCTCCTATAACCCTTGGGTCTGTCTGGCGTGGCTGGTCACTGGCAAGACGGTCGCGGGGACGCCGCTCTCCAGAGAGGACGCGCTGCTCGACCGGGAGACCGCGTTGCGGCTCTGGACCGAGGGCAACACCTGGTTCTCCTCGGAGTCCGGCAGGAAGGGGCAGCTCGCGGTGGGGCAGCTCGCGGACCTCGCCGTGCTTTCGGCGGACTACTTCAGCGTGCCCGCGGATGCGATTGCCCAACTGGAGTCCGTGCTCACGATTCTTGGAGGCAAGGTCGTGCACGGCACCGGAGGCTTCGCGGAGCTTGCTCCTTCGCTGCCTCAGGCGATGCCGGACTGGTCGCCGGTGCGGAGCTTCGGTGGGGCCGCCCAGGCCGCCGCGCGAGTCGCGATGGCAGCACCTCATGCGCCCCACGCCGCGTGTGGAGTGCATGCCCATGGCTCCGCGGCATGGCAACGGCCGGTGCCCGTCGCGGAGGACCCGACGTTCTGGGGGCTCCTGGGCTGCGCCTGCTGGGCGTTCTGAGCGAGCGGATGCGGGGAGTCTTCATGCTGCGTGGTTCGCGGAGCGCATGCCTGCTCCTCCTCTTCGGGGTGCTTGCCGTGTCGCGGGGGAGCCGGGCGGAGGACGGCCCCTCGCCGCGCGTCGCGCCACGGGACGCCGCGAGCCACCCTCCTGAGGACGGCACAGAGCCCTCCCTCCGGCCCGACGAGGACCCGTTCGACCGTGTCAAGAACATCCCGCTCGGAGAGCAGGTGTCCCTCTCGCTTGGAGGTCAGCATCGGCTCCGCTACGAGCTGACGGAGGGCCTGGCCGGTCCGATGCCCGAGAGCGTCCTGTTCTCGCGCAACCTGTTGCACGTCGATGCCCATGCGGGGCCCTTTCGGGCCTTCATCCAGTGGGGAGGACACTACGCG
This window contains:
- a CDS encoding hydrolase encodes the protein MATATAAPGKTLLNPGDHTLIFIDFQPQMAFATHSIHANQLRTHVSLIAGAARVFNVSRILTTVAAKSFSGPMFTELKHAFPEDEVIDRTSMNTWEDPHIAERVNAIGKSRIVLAGLWTSVCIVGPALSALDQGFEVYVIADACGDVSAEAHEQAMARMIQAGVRPMTSLQYLLELQRDWARSKTYDAVVSVAKESGGAYGIGLLYAKTMFGGGEGGH
- a CDS encoding DUF1427 family protein — protein: MKIYLVSICAGALVGCIYGLLGVRSPAPPLVALAGLLGILLGEQLVPVGRRLLRREPLTAAWVSEECVPKVTGVSPSPPADMPPSSPHP
- a CDS encoding amidohydrolase; the protein is MPPDLILHHGRFTTLRRGASEAEAVAITDGRFSAVGTASDILKTRGAGTRVLDLGGRRVVPGLIDSHTHLIRGGLNYNLELRWDGVRSLADAMRMLRQQVAITPAPQWVRVVGGFTELQFAERRLPTLEELNVVAPETPVFILHLYDRALLNGAALRACGYTRDTPNPPGGEIQRDRHGNPTGLLLAKPNAQLLYATLAKGPKLPREYQENSTRHFMRELNRLGITGVIDAGGGFQNYPDDYAVVQKLADAGELTLRIAYNLFTQNKGAEVADFRSWTKQVQPGQGSEHFRHNGAGEMLVFSAADFEDFREPRPELPEGMEWELEEVVRLLVEHRWPWRLHATYDESISRALDVFERVNREMPFQGLHWFFDHAETISARNIDRIAALGGGIAVQHRMAYQGEYFVERYGAAAAAQTPPIARMLAAGVPVGAGTDATRVASYNPWVCLAWLVTGKTVAGTPLSREDALLDRETALRLWTEGNTWFSSESGRKGQLAVGQLADLAVLSADYFSVPADAIAQLESVLTILGGKVVHGTGGFAELAPSLPQAMPDWSPVRSFGGAAQAAARVAMAAPHAPHAACGVHAHGSAAWQRPVPVAEDPTFWGLLGCACWAF
- a CDS encoding alginate export family protein, with amino-acid sequence MLRGSRSACLLLLFGVLAVSRGSRAEDGPSPRVAPRDAASHPPEDGTEPSLRPDEDPFDRVKNIPLGEQVSLSLGGQHRLRYELTEGLAGPMPESVLFSRNLLHVDAHAGPFRAFIQWGGHYALGAPPRDEPPGSDLFDVQQAFVEWAATFRDVQFVARVGRQEMALGSTRWVGIRDGTNVRQAFDIARLTLTGADWSVEGFGGGRALARTWRPRRCAVGTASVLGRPRDRGGPAG